The Planctomycetia bacterium region GCGCGACGCTCCGCGACGTCGTCGCGGAACTCGGCTGGGAGGGACGCCCCCTGGCGGTCGAGCTCAACGAGCAGGTCGTGCCGCGGGCCGAACTCGGCAACCGGCCGGTCGGCCACGGCGACCGGCTGGAGATCGTCACGCTCGTGGGTGGTGGCTGAGAGCCGCCGGGAGTGTGCAATGACTGACACCCAGCCTGGTATCCAAGCGCCGGCCGACGCGCTCCTGAAGGTCGGCGGCTTCGCCTTCACGAGCCGGCTGATCGTCGGCACGGGCAAGTATTCGAGCTATGCGGCCATGGCCGCCTGTCTCGAGGCGGCCGGCGCCGAGTGCGTGACCGTGGCCGTCCGGCGCGAGCGGCTCCTCAACGAGGCCGGCGAGAACATCCTCGCCCACCTTGATCCGGCCCGCTACACGCTCCTCCCCAACACGGCCGGATGCTTTTCCGCCGCCGATGCCATCCGCGTCGCCCGGCTCGGCCGCGAACTCCTGCGCGACCTCGGCAATCCGGGCGCCGACTGGGTCAAGCTCGAGGTCCTCGGCGACCGCAAGACGCTCCTTCCCGATCCGATCGGCACGCTGGAGGCGACGGAGAAACTGGCGGCCGAGGGCTTCGCCGTGCTCGTGTACACCAGCGACGATCCCGTGCTCGCCCGCCGGCTCAAGGAGGCGGGCGCGACGAGCGTGATGCCGGCCGGCAGCCCGATCGGCTCGGGACAGGGCATCCTCAACGCCAACAACCTGCGGATCTGCCTGGAGTATCTCAAGGGGGACGATCCGGACTATCCCGTCATCGTCGATGCCGGCGTGGGCACGGCCAGCGACGTCGCGGCGGCGATGGAGCTGGGCGTCGACGGCGTCCTGCTCAACACGGCGATCGCCCACGC contains the following coding sequences:
- the thiS gene encoding thiamine biosynthesis protein ThiS translates to MGETRAADACRAQPGAVLITVNGQSRTMVAGATLRDVVAELGWEGRPLAVELNEQVVPRAELGNRPVGHGDRLEIVTLVGGG
- the thiG gene encoding thiazole synthase codes for the protein MTDTQPGIQAPADALLKVGGFAFTSRLIVGTGKYSSYAAMAACLEAAGAECVTVAVRRERLLNEAGENILAHLDPARYTLLPNTAGCFSAADAIRVARLGRELLRDLGNPGADWVKLEVLGDRKTLLPDPIGTLEATEKLAAEGFAVLVYTSDDPVLARRLKEAGATSVMPAGSPIGSGQGILNANNLRICLEYLKGDDPDYPVIVDAGVGTASDVAAAMELGVDGVLLNTAIAHAADPLRMAHAMRAACVAGRQAFLAGRIPRRLYASASSPEEGAIGGPS